GTGGCACGCGGCAGCCGGTCCGTCCGTGGTCTGGGCGTGCTCGCGGTGGCTGCGACCGCCGCTTTCGCCCTGCCCGCCTGCCGGCGCTTCGCTTCGGTGGAAGCCCCGACCGACGTCGACCAGCAGCCCTGAATTCACCAATCTTCACCCGGCCGGCCCAGCAGCTCGGGCCGGCCGGCCACAGGGGCTCTGCCCCGGATCGCGAATTGCGAGGTGCGCATATGCCGTTCATCGTGCCGGGCCGGGAGCTCGCAGAGCTCGAAGAGCGCGTCCAGAAGGCCCTTGCCACAACCGACGACCGCGACCTGGAAATTCTTGGATACGGCGAAGTCACCCTGGTGCTCCGGCTGGAGACCCGTGACGGCGCCTTCGCGTGCAAGCGGCTTCCGCTCTTCCACGACCGCCGTAGATTCGAAAACTACCGGCGCACCCTGGAGGAGTACCTGAAGCGGCTCGCGGAGCAGCGGTTGTGCGTGGCCGAAACCCAGCTGTGGCACATGACTCTGCCCACAGGATCGGTCGTCGCCTACTGCGTCCAACAGGCACTGCCGGTCAAGCGTCTGTGCTCCACCCTGCTGCACACCGAGGGCGAGGCGTGGGCGGCCGCGTTCTTCACTCGCTTCCTCGACAGCCTCGATCGGGTCGTCACCCCAGGTCTCGGCCTGGACGCCCAGGCGTCCAACTGGATCGATCTGGATGGCGAGCTGACTTATCTGGACGTCACCACTCCGATGATGCGCGACGCACGCGGCCGCGAACGTCTGGACGTACGACTCTTCTTCACATCGCTGCCGTGGGCCCTGCGGGACGTGGTCCGGCTGTCCATGTCGAAGGCGATCTTCGACAAGTTCTACGAGCGGCGCGGCGTCGTCCTGGACTTCCTCGGCAACCTGCACAAAGAGCGCCTGGACCACCTCGTTCCGATGTTCCTGAGGCAGGCCAACGCCCGGCTGCCGGAGCCGATCACCAAGGAAGAGGTCGCCGCCTACTACCGCGGGGACGCCCGGATGTGGGAGATCATCCAACGGTTGCGGCGGGCCGACCGTTTCTGGCACCGCACCATACGACGGCGGACCTATCCGTTCCTGCTGCCGCCGGTCGTCCAGCGGTGACGCAGGACCTGCTCGACCGAGACCGCCCGCTGCGGTTGCAGCACATGCATACCGGCCTTCTGCTCTCGGTGGTCTCCATCGCGTGGCTGCGCTCGCAAGACGCGACCGTTCTGGAGCGGCTGATCCGACGTCATCTCAGCCCGCAGGAGGCAGATTTCGCCCAAGCACTGCCGCTGGCGAAGCGGCGCTTCGAATGGCTGGCGGGGCGGCTTGCGATCAAACACGGTGTCGCCGCCTACCTGCGGAGGTCCGGCGGTACGCCGATGCCCACGCGGTCGGTCCACGTGACCCCGGTCAGCAGTGGGCCGACACGGGGGAAGCCACTCGTCAACGCCCCCCTGGAAGTCAGCCTTTCGCACTCCGCTGACTTCGCGGTGGCGGCCTGCGGACCCCGTCCGGTCGGCATCGACCTGGAGCGCAGTCGCCCACTACCGCCACCGTTGCGTGCACTGCTGGCGCTCGGCCCGGAGGGTCAGGACGACGATGCCTTGGGCGGGCCGGGACTG
The genomic region above belongs to Streptomyces sp. CG1 and contains:
- a CDS encoding DUF6206 family protein, which gives rise to MPFIVPGRELAELEERVQKALATTDDRDLEILGYGEVTLVLRLETRDGAFACKRLPLFHDRRRFENYRRTLEEYLKRLAEQRLCVAETQLWHMTLPTGSVVAYCVQQALPVKRLCSTLLHTEGEAWAAAFFTRFLDSLDRVVTPGLGLDAQASNWIDLDGELTYLDVTTPMMRDARGRERLDVRLFFTSLPWALRDVVRLSMSKAIFDKFYERRGVVLDFLGNLHKERLDHLVPMFLRQANARLPEPITKEEVAAYYRGDARMWEIIQRLRRADRFWHRTIRRRTYPFLLPPVVQR
- a CDS encoding 4'-phosphopantetheinyl transferase superfamily protein, encoding MTQDLLDRDRPLRLQHMHTGLLLSVVSIAWLRSQDATVLERLIRRHLSPQEADFAQALPLAKRRFEWLAGRLAIKHGVAAYLRRSGGTPMPTRSVHVTPVSSGPTRGKPLVNAPLEVSLSHSADFAVAACGPRPVGIDLERSRPLPPPLRALLALGPEGQDDDALGGPGLSNMPEPLHWACKEAVLKHYGVGLGVDSREVALTSWRADGTFTWRPGPQLHRQVPAAAEPVNGWAGETAGYALAIVGRLSPRSCGVSPRPSFGDGHPPSHEDSR